The sequence AAGGATCATGCCGAGAACACGATGATTGTCGACCTTTTGCGTAACGATCTGTCACGCGTTTGCACTGCCCATTCGGTCCAGGTTCCGGCCCTGTGCAATCTCGAGTCCTATGCCTCGGTGCACCATCTCGTGTCGATCGTGACGGGGACACTTGCCGGAGACGAAGACGCCGTTAGCCTGCTCCGTGCTTGCTTTCCCGGTGGCTCCATTACGGGAGCGCCAAAGCTGCGGTCGATGGAAATTATTACAGAAATCGAGCGCATAGCGCGAGAGGTCTATTGCGGGGCGATCGGCTTCATCGGCTTCAATGGGCACATGGACACGAGTATTGCGATCCGCACTGTCACGATCGATGGCGACCTGGCTTTGTTTCATGCGGGCGGTGGTATAACGGCCCTGTCGGAGCCCGAGGCCGAATACGAGGAAACGCTCGCCAAGGCAGAGCGAATCTTTGATGCATTTGGTTGTGAACCAGCTGGTGCTTTTTGATTATCATCATCGATAATTACGATTCCTTCGTTTTCAACATTGCCCGCTATTTCCACAAGCTCGGTGAAGCAACGGAAGTGATCCGAAACGACGCTATCAGCACCAGCGAGCTCGTTGGTCTCAAACCGCGCGCGGTGGTGATATCGCCCGGCCCCTGCACCCCAACTGAGGCAGGAATATCGACAGCAGTGGTCCGCGAACTTTCAGGACGCGTACCAATTCTCGGCATCTGCCTTGGACATCAGTGTATTGGGAGCGTTTTCGGAGGACGGGTGGCGCGCGCGCAACGGCCCATGCACGGACGGCGCTCATCCGTTGCGCATGACGGCCGAGGGTTATTCAAGGGACTGCCAACCCCGCTTGACGTCGGACGCTACCATTCTCTCATCGTCGAGCTTGATCAGTCATGTGCGCAGAACCTCATAGTGACAGCGCGTTCGGAGGAAGGCGAGATCATGGCCCTCACTCACGGCTATTATCCCACGTATGGGGTCCAGTTCCATCCGGAGTCGATCCTTACCTCACAGGGGCACGTCCTGCTTATGAACTTCTTGCGACTGACAGAGCATTTCCGAAGCCACGCGGAGCAATGAGAGGCTCGGCTTGCCCATCAAGATGGTGGACCGTTGGTTTCCGACTTGGTTGGAAGGCGCAGCGGCATATGGCAGGCATTTTGTGGC is a genomic window of Bradyrhizobium sp. CB1717 containing:
- a CDS encoding aminodeoxychorismate/anthranilate synthase component II — its product is MIIIIDNYDSFVFNIARYFHKLGEATEVIRNDAISTSELVGLKPRAVVISPGPCTPTEAGISTAVVRELSGRVPILGICLGHQCIGSVFGGRVARAQRPMHGRRSSVAHDGRGLFKGLPTPLDVGRYHSLIVELDQSCAQNLIVTARSEEGEIMALTHGYYPTYGVQFHPESILTSQGHVLLMNFLRLTEHFRSHAEQ